One genomic segment of Ricinus communis isolate WT05 ecotype wild-type chromosome 5, ASM1957865v1, whole genome shotgun sequence includes these proteins:
- the LOC8287761 gene encoding abscisic acid receptor PYL3 isoform X2, protein MVAGDYITVLNTNNNIFSKMEDDYIRRHHKHDVKDHQCSSSLVWSLVRRFDQPQRYKPFVSRCIAQGDLQIGSLREVNVKSGLPATTSTERLELLDDEEHIFRMTIVGGDHRLKNYSSIITVHPEVIDGRPGTMAIESFVVDVPDGNTKDETCYFVEALIKCNLTSLANVSEHLAVHDRTEPIDRI, encoded by the exons ATGGTGGCCGGTGATTATATAACCGTCCTCAACACCAACAACAATATATTTAGCAAAATGGAAGACGATTACATAAGGCGACACCACAAACACGACGTTAAAGATCACCAGTGTAGCTCTTCTCTA GTGTGGTCTTTGGTGAGGAGATTCGATCAACCTCAAAGGTATAAACCGTTTGTGAGCAGGTGCATTGCGCAAGGTGACCTTCAGATTGGAAGTCTTAGAGAAGTTAACGTTAAATCAGGACTTCCTGCTACTACTAGCACTGAACGATTGGAGCTTTTAGATGATGAGGAACATATATTTAGGATGACTATTGTTGGTGGTGATCATCGTCTCAAG AACTACTCATCCATCATTACTGTCCATCCAGAAGTCATTGATGGGAGACCTGGGACGATGGCCATTGAGTCATTTGTGGTTGATGTGCCAGATGGGAACACCAAGGATGAAACATGTTACTTCGTTGAGGCGCTAATCAAATGCAATCTAACATCGCTGGCTAATGTGTCTGAGCATTTGGCTGTGCACGATCGGACCGAGCCCATCGACAGAATCTAA
- the LOC8287761 gene encoding abscisic acid receptor PYL8 isoform X1: MVAGDYITVLNTNNNIFSKMEDDYIRRHHKHDVKDHQCSSSLVKHIKAPVHLVWSLVRRFDQPQRYKPFVSRCIAQGDLQIGSLREVNVKSGLPATTSTERLELLDDEEHIFRMTIVGGDHRLKNYSSIITVHPEVIDGRPGTMAIESFVVDVPDGNTKDETCYFVEALIKCNLTSLANVSEHLAVHDRTEPIDRI; this comes from the exons ATGGTGGCCGGTGATTATATAACCGTCCTCAACACCAACAACAATATATTTAGCAAAATGGAAGACGATTACATAAGGCGACACCACAAACACGACGTTAAAGATCACCAGTGTAGCTCTTCTCTAGTTAAACACATCAAAGCCCCTGTTCATCTC GTGTGGTCTTTGGTGAGGAGATTCGATCAACCTCAAAGGTATAAACCGTTTGTGAGCAGGTGCATTGCGCAAGGTGACCTTCAGATTGGAAGTCTTAGAGAAGTTAACGTTAAATCAGGACTTCCTGCTACTACTAGCACTGAACGATTGGAGCTTTTAGATGATGAGGAACATATATTTAGGATGACTATTGTTGGTGGTGATCATCGTCTCAAG AACTACTCATCCATCATTACTGTCCATCCAGAAGTCATTGATGGGAGACCTGGGACGATGGCCATTGAGTCATTTGTGGTTGATGTGCCAGATGGGAACACCAAGGATGAAACATGTTACTTCGTTGAGGCGCTAATCAAATGCAATCTAACATCGCTGGCTAATGTGTCTGAGCATTTGGCTGTGCACGATCGGACCGAGCCCATCGACAGAATCTAA